CGCGCGCCGGAGAGGCTGGGCCGGGCGGGGCGGTTGCCCCGACGCCGGCACGGTCGGCCGTCGTGTCTCCTACTTGGGGGCCACGTCCTCCTCGACCTCCTGGAAGGTGGAGGCGTCGACGAGCCCCGTGTCCTCCAGGACCTCCATGTGGTCCAGGACGGTCTGGTTGGCCTGACGGGCGTGGCGGCGGATGAGGTCGTTCTGGGTGGCGGCCCGGACCTCACCGATCGTGGCGAAGATCTTGCCGTGTGAGGCACGGAGGACATTGGCGAAGAGCTTGTCGAACTCCTCGCCCTGCGCGTTCTCCAGATTCCGGACCCACTGCTGCTGTTCCTCGGTGGCCTCGTCGGGGAGCTCCACACCGAGGATGTCGGCGTCCTCGCGCACGAGCTGGTCGAGTTTGCTGTGCCCGTCGATGAGATGGTCCCCGGCCCGCTTCACGGTCTCGTTGGAGGCGTGGGTCTGGGCGAGTCGGCCGGCCGGGATCTCCCAGAGGCCGGCCTGGCGTACCTTGACGAGGAACTCACGGTCCACATCGGTCACGGTGAGGTCGGCGCCGCCGCTCTGGCCCGTCGCCGTCTGTCCGGCGCCGCCTGTGGCGACATGGCCGCCGGCGTGCTGGGCCTGGCCCGCGATCGTCGGGTTGGCCGAGGCCTCGTCGCTGCCCGCCCTGATCGCGATGACGGCCGCGGCTATCACGGCGCAGACGGCGGCGATGATCGTGACGGTCCGCCTCGACGTCCGCGTGGGCACCGCGTGTCGGTTCGCATGCATGTGTTCTCCCGGTCGGGTAGAGAGTTCCTCCAGGTCGATAGGAGTGGACACCTGTTGCGGCTGGCACGGCACGCAGCGAGGAATACGCGGGAGAGCGCGGAGTCGTTCAGGGCTGTGCCTCGCGGGCGTAAATTTCGCGCCCATTGTGACGTGTACCTGTCCAAATTGCGGGTGGGGTGGCACCCTGCGTTGCGCGAGATCGTCCTCGTCCCCCACCGCACAAGGAGTACGCGTGAGAGACATACGCCGCTCGTCCCGCTCCCCGCGCACGTCCCGCCCCGTCTTCGCCGCCCTGCTGGGTGCCGCCGCGTTGCTCGGCACCGGTGTGTTCGCCTCGCCCGCCGGGGCGGCCACGGCCGCGGCCGACCCCGCCTCGTTCTGGACCGCCGAGCGGATGCGGCAGGCCACCGCGCTCGATCTGCCGACCGTGGACCGATCCCGGGTGCAGGCCCCCTCCGTCGCCAAGGGCAAGGCGAAGACGGTCGCCCCGACCCTTCCGGGCGCCCTGAACGACGTGGGAGTGCTGGCCTTCCCCCACAGCGGTGGAGCCTGGACCGGCGGCGGAGCCGTGCTCTCCACGGCCGGACGGGTGTTCTTCACCTACCAGGGGCGTACGGCCTCGTGTTCCGGCAACGCCGTCACCAGCGCCAACAAGAGCACCGTCATTACCGCCGGGCACTGCGTGAAGCTGGAGGGCTCCTGGCACACCAACTGGGTCTTCGTGCCCGGATACCACGACGGACAGGCGCCGTACGGCAGGTGGAGTGCCACGAAGACACTGTCCACCCCGCAGTGGACCGCGAGCGAGGACATCAACTACGACATCGGCGCGGCCGTCGTCGCCCCGCTGGACGGGAAGCTGCTGACGGACGTCGTCGGCGGGCAGGGGCTGGCCTTCAACACCGGCTACAACAAGGCGATGTACGCCTTCGGCTTCCCCGCCGCCGCCCCGTACGACGGGGAGAAGTTCGTCTACTGCAGCGGAACGACCAACCGTGACTTCCTGCTCTCCAACGACCACGGCATGAACTGCAACATGACCGGCGGCTCCAGCGGAGGCCCCTGGTTCACCCAGTTCAACGAGTCCACGGGCACGGGCCTGTTGTCGTCGGTGAACAGCTTCAAGTACAACTTCCTGCCCAACCGGATGTACGGGCCGTACTTCGGCGCCGACGCGCAGAACCTCTACCAGACCGCGCAGTCGTCCTGACCGTCCGTCGGTCTCCACGTCGGGAAGACGCCTTCGAGGACGAAGGCAACCGGGCTTGCGCGGTCCTCATGACCGCGCAAGCCCCTCGCGTTCCTCTCCTTCGGCCGGAACCGTCGGGCTCAGGCGAGGTTCTTGAGGGTGAGAGAGACGCGGGATGCGAGAGGGGACAGGCTCATGGGGACCTACGTGTCGGTCAGAGGGTGGCTGGAGTGCGACGAGACGCAACTTGCCGCCGCCCAGGAGATCATCGCCGCACACGACGACGACCACTACACCCACGGATGGGGTGCGCCGAGCCGGCACGTGAACTGGACCCACTACCTCTTCTACGGCGCCGACATCCGTGACTCGGCGCTGGACTGGTTCACGGACCAGATCAGGGCGATCGCCCGGATACCCGCGTCCGACGCCGACGGAGACCTCGTCCGGGGCCTGTTCCTGGTAGGCCACGAAGTCGAGGGCACCGCCGAATGGCAGGTCCGCGACGGCCGGCTCCTCATCACACCTGCCGACAACAGACACCGGTACCTCGACGCGTAGGCCCCACTCGCTCCGCGAGTTTCCGTACCCTCCCGCGTACATGCCCCGGTGGCGGGCCGGTCGGGGACCGGCCCGCCACCGCGGGAGTCAGGGATCAGCGGGCTGGAGCCGCCCGGCGGAGGTCAGCGCTGCGGGGTGACTGCCGCCGCGATCGTGTCGACGGCGCCGTTGCCGTCGGCCAGCTGCGGCCCGTTCCACGCACCGCTCACGTATCGCATGTCGTGGAACACCTTGCCACTGACCAGCGTCAGCACGTGCAGGTCACCGTTCGGGGCGGTGGCGGCCGCGACCCTGCTGACCACACCCCTGCCGTCGGCCGGCTGCGCCCCGATCCACGAACCGTTCGCGTACCGGGCGTTGTGGAACACCTGGCCGCCGACCAGCGTCAGGACGTGTACGTCACCGTTGAACACCCCGGCGGCGGCGATGTCGGTGACGGCGCCGTTGCCGTCGGCCAACCCGGCTCCGCTCCAGGAGCCGTTGGCGTACCGGAGGTTGTGGAAGACCTTGCCCTGGACGAGGGTGAGGACGTGGAGGTCGCCGCTGGGGGTGGTGGCGGCCGCGATCTCGCTGATGGCGCCGTTGCCGTCGGCCAACTGAGCGCCGTTCCAGGAACCGTTGGCGTAGCGGATGTTGTGGAAGACCTGCCCTGGACGAGGGTGAGGACGTGGAGGTCGCCGTTGGAGGTGGTGGCCGCGGCGACCTTGCTGATGGCGCCGTTGCCGTCGGCCACCTGGGCCCCGCTCCAGGAGCCGTTGGCGTACCGGAGGGTGTGCAACAGCTGTCCGCCGGCGACCGTCAGCACATGCATGTCACCGTTGGACGCGCCGGCCTCCGCCGTGTCGGTGATGCCGCCACTGGGGTCGGAGACGTTCGCCCCGCTCCAGGAGCCGTTCGCGTACCGCAGGTTGTGGAACGGCCGGCCGCCGACCGTCGTCGTCACATGGAGGTCACCGCCCGCCGCCTGCACTCCCTTGGGCTTCACGTAGCCGGAGATCAGCAGACTGTCGGCGCCCGAACGCGCGGTGCGCGGGTCGATGACGCGGCGGGCGACCTTGTCGCCGTAGTTGCCGTCGACGGTGGTGATCGTGCCGTTGGCGTGGACGGCCGTGACGATGGAGACGTGCCCGCCGCTGGCGTTGGCGGGTGCGCCGTAGACGACGATGTCACCGGGCTCGGGGTCGCCGATTCCGCCCGCGGGCCGGCTGCTGAACAGGCCTTGTTGCTGGCCCCAGAGCCCGACTCCGCGGGCCACGGCCGTGGTGGGCACGGGGGACACGCCCGCGGATCTCCACACCCAGGAGGCGAAGTAGGCGCACCAGGGTGTGGTGGTGCAGGGCCCGTACTTCAGACACGAGCCGTTGCCCTCCGCATGGCCGACC
This genomic stretch from Streptomyces deccanensis harbors:
- a CDS encoding CHAP domain-containing protein — protein: MTTTTRPKPVPAPVLAPSTATATAPALTPALIARTARLVVNLAIALAVMTAALVMGTGTSHAATRAQIAAIAEAEVGHAEGNGSCLKYGPCTTTPWCAYFASWVWRSAGVSPVPTTAVARGVGLWGQQQGLFSSRPAGGIGDPEPGDIVVYGAPANASGGHVSIVTAVHANGTITTVDGNYGDKVARRVIDPRTARSGADSLLISGYVKPKGVQAAGGDLHVTTTVGGRPFHNLRYANGSWSGANVSDPSGGITDTAEAGASNGDMHVLTVAGGQLLHTLRYANGSWSGAQVADGNGAISKVAAATTSNGDLHVLTLVQGRSSTTSATPTVPGTALSWPTATAPSARSRPPPPPAATSTSSPSSRARSSTTSGTPTAPGAEPGWPTATAPSPTSPPPGCSTVTYTS
- a CDS encoding DUF4142 domain-containing protein → MHANRHAVPTRTSRRTVTIIAAVCAVIAAAVIAIRAGSDEASANPTIAGQAQHAGGHVATGGAGQTATGQSGGADLTVTDVDREFLVKVRQAGLWEIPAGRLAQTHASNETVKRAGDHLIDGHSKLDQLVREDADILGVELPDEATEEQQQWVRNLENAQGEEFDKLFANVLRASHGKIFATIGEVRAATQNDLIRRHARQANQTVLDHMEVLEDTGLVDASTFQEVEEDVAPK
- a CDS encoding trypsin-like serine peptidase, which translates into the protein MRDIRRSSRSPRTSRPVFAALLGAAALLGTGVFASPAGAATAAADPASFWTAERMRQATALDLPTVDRSRVQAPSVAKGKAKTVAPTLPGALNDVGVLAFPHSGGAWTGGGAVLSTAGRVFFTYQGRTASCSGNAVTSANKSTVITAGHCVKLEGSWHTNWVFVPGYHDGQAPYGRWSATKTLSTPQWTASEDINYDIGAAVVAPLDGKLLTDVVGGQGLAFNTGYNKAMYAFGFPAAAPYDGEKFVYCSGTTNRDFLLSNDHGMNCNMTGGSSGGPWFTQFNESTGTGLLSSVNSFKYNFLPNRMYGPYFGADAQNLYQTAQSS